A genomic region of Jaculus jaculus isolate mJacJac1 chromosome 10, mJacJac1.mat.Y.cur, whole genome shotgun sequence contains the following coding sequences:
- the LOC101601146 gene encoding dolichyl-diphosphooligosaccharide--protein glycosyltransferase subunit 4-like — MLLFCPLNAAEAVTAGTASAGTKVRELVRVIMDEQLTIFTNMLGMSLFLLVVLYHYMEVNNSKKQE, encoded by the exons ATGCTGCTCTTCTGTCCTCTCAATGCTGCAGAAGCAGTTACAGCTGGCACTGCTTCAGCAGGTACAAAG GTGAGGGAGCTGGTCAGGGTGATCATGGACGAGCAGCTCACCATCTTCACCAACATGCTAGGTATGTCGCTTTTCTTGCTTGTGGTTCTCTATCACTACATGGAAGTCAACAATTCCAAGAAGCAAGAATGA